A window of Vigna unguiculata cultivar IT97K-499-35 chromosome 4, ASM411807v1, whole genome shotgun sequence contains these coding sequences:
- the LOC114181055 gene encoding uncharacterized protein LOC114181055: protein MEIGEGQGVLAGYCGTLAIDCNLFPINFERWSGKIGMPDTYFLECFKEILQPRFCFKIGEASAQRYCKLTLGRKWVAHRQNLCNEFYDPTKSKKEIISNVPNGIDRTQWAHFVTYRLKPETLEICKKNRENRKSK from the exons ATGGAAATTGGTGAAGGACAAGGCGTGCTTGCAGGATATTGTGGTACATTGGCAATTGATTGTAATTTGTTTccaattaattttgaaagatgGTCTGGGAAAATAGGCATGCCTGACACTTACTTCTTGGAATGCTTTAAGGAAATATTACAG cCTCGATTTTGTTTTAAGATTGGTGAAGCTAGTGCACAACGGTATTGCAAACTAACTCTTGGTAGGAAGTGGGTTGCACATAGGCAGAACTTATGCAATGAGTTCTATGATCCAACGAAAAGCAAAAAGGAAATCATAAGTAATGTGCCAAATGGTATAGACAGAACTCAATGGGCTCATTTTGTTACTTATCGTCTAAAACCGGAAACATTG gagatttgtaaaaaaaatagagaaaatcgTAAAAGCAAGTAA